TGAAGGATTCATGGATTTTACTGTTGATGAGTTTTTAAAAGATAATACATGGCTTAACATGGCCTGGAAGGATAAGCTCTTGTTTGAAGTTGATGCTCAAAGCGACTTGGATATTCCTCCTCTGGTGATTCAGGTGTCAatttttctctagaatatttttaAACTGCAGATGTTTCAGTGATAGTCGCAAAATCAATAAACTGCAGATGTTTATTTTAATTCTTGAAATACATTATGATTATGTAGGTAACATATCTAAGCTGTGGAGGAATGTTGATGTGCATCTCCATGTATCACTGCATGGCCGATGGTGTTGGTGTATCAAAATTTCTGCATGATTGGGCACACCTACGTGGTAACCCAAACATGGATCTTCCTATTCCCCCCATCCACAATCGTGAACTTTTGAAACCTAGAAACCCTCTACAGATACCCTTCGATCACCCTGAATTCACAGACATAACTCAAGATTTTGATATTTCTAAGTATCTTAAATCTCAAACATTGGATCCTAGTTGTTTAACCATGACACAGTCACATATCCAACGTCTCAAAACTTTTTGTGAACCTTCACTAAAATGCAGCACATTTGAAGCACTTGCTGCACACGTCTGGCGCTGTTACGTTAAAGCCCTAAATTTACCTTCATCACTCATAGTCAAatggggaacttaggcgcaggcccaaaaaaatttattttcttaacgtcaggcccataattaattttggATACTGTCGCACCCAAAGTTTTTTAGAAAATGCGTAGTTACTCTATTACCCTCAGCGGTTTCTTTTCTCCTCCTCCAAAAACTCTGTAACGGATTTGCAGAgtaaatttctttctccatttaaatcctagaaaatcaatttcatactctaAAAAACCAACCTATAAACTACTTACAATTTACAAATCCTAGAAACAACATTtcgaaaaaaatgaagaaacacaaacaaaatcaacatTTTATTTTCCTTTGATACTTTCACTTTCAGTTAACGAAAAATAAATGtggataacaagttatgcagtacaaaaataaatgtggataacactgcataactagttatgtagTACAacgaaaatgtgcataaccagttatgcagatgcataacaagttatgcagtacaaaaaaaagtgcataactagttatgcagatgcatcaaaggttatgcttatcataaatcactgcagatgcaaaaaaaatatgcataactagttatgcagtacaaagaaaatgtgcataacaagttatgcagtacaaaaaaaatgtgcataaccagttatgcagatgcataacttgttatgtggcacaaaaataaatgtgcataaccagttatgcagatgcataacaagttatgcagtacaaaaaaaatgtgcataactagttatgcggtacaaagaaaatgtgcataacttgttatgtggcacaaaaaaatgtgcataaccagttatgcagatgcgtaagacattatgcagtacagaacaatgtgcataactagttatgcagatgcattgatggttttcaaatagtgattgtagttgtagtggtaaacagggtcttttcagacttgtgaagaaaacaatttttatagatttaaattaaacaggcaactaaataaaataattcaaagttttggagaaaaataccaagactaggattccaccattgaccaaataaatagtaactctaaataatattcatgcaattttatctttaaaaataattctaatatttgcctcaaatatattcttgaagtaatagttgtaatcaaagagtataaaacatcaaaagtatttaaaacccagcatgcttcatcaaattaattcacaactattcaataagaactaatatttcaattcaatcccatgcaaataatcaaataataataatattgcaaataaatagtaaaattagaattataccaattaatgtggaacaatggcttcctccgtcgccttggctaatggggtttagctcctcatcccaaaaacacactcacaagatgtattcatggctaaataagtgtttttattgatgattatatgatgaaataggaattagcaacgctgtagaagtgttacagcgtcactgttacaaatggtgtaagtgctgagaagaaacgatagaactaaagtgCTGTAAAAAAAACGactgctggaaagaacgatacaagccGAGTGTTGTAAACAACGACAAAGcgtgttctggttttaagactgatgaagaacgactgccttagcaggtctgttcttcctcttcttcttcctccttgaacagcagcagcagcagcaacaatcaatggtatcttcctcgtttcggctctgaactctctcctatttctctctaaacttttctaacccctcTAAGACTCGAAAACCACctgtttatagctcaaaatagTCCCTTAAATTCGATCAAATCTCTCATTTCTATTATCTTCCAGTTGGAACGATAATCCGTTCTCCTTTGCTTTTTCACGCTCTGTTAGCTAttaaataggtaccaaactcttcttaagacgtgaacaagactaaatacattaatttccagcgtcaaactctcccaaatatctctcacaaatctttgaaacttgaacagcaGCGTACGTGACCTGTTTGAgctttgatctcttcttccggcttatccagcccaattggttgggttaaattgcttgtaacaggcctgtttagtcatatCACACCCAATCCAACCAAAGTTAACGATTGAATATCCCTAGAATCACGTCAGAAtccgatctccaaatctgccagTTCTGTAACATGCTTTCcggccaaaaatgcatttttgaaaacgtgaagaaggtgggtgcccttatcctgtgctgttctccctttagcagctgcctggaaataggtcaccccttagtaattaggttaccccttatccaaaatcgagggtccgtatagtgatttctctgggacattttccgcacttttttcggggttcctccggggtattcctggggtacttccggtacaattctggggggcttccggcacgttatcaacggaggtccaaatgccgcatttttagccaatttcgccgcaaaagcttatttctccaaaaacacctacaaagacataaaataaccaaataagtacaaaatcgagcactaacaatataaacaattgggacaaattagacacgtaaatgcgtctatcaaacacccccaaacttattatttgctagtcccgagcaaatcaaaactacaaaataaaatcctaactcactgtcgcaggcatcgtcgattgcatttagcgtatgcaataagcctttaaacccctaggtggccctactGGCCGAGTTAtggtctcgggagggcttaccagagatatacccacaaaacctgtactcctaattggtcacaagtatccaaagagctatgaggacatacatattctcaacctatctccaagtaagtagaatgccagagaaattaaaggtgtcagctctaaagctgactgaagaaaatggGAGACACATCTGCACGACTGCTAGagaaagagatatccgctatatagctagataaacattgtaagatgcgtccgctgctttacagctggataagattaggagagagataaaaatgaaagggacatctgctatacagctggactaattacgtgtgatgagttaaaccagtgctagaaagatcttgtgtcagattgaaagcatactaacaaagcaaccaaatgtatctttcttcgactctctcatagtgctcagtagaaacaacgtcttcttcggtcttcaactgttgatgataaactatcgaacctcatagaaccttgacaattaactcttctcttcaatttcttgcttgacttataaatttcttcttctctatggccttattgaacaaaaagaacgtaatgatgtttcatatcttttttttttcttttaattcattttttcttttctttcttttttttttctttttttttttttcatttttttttttaatagaaaaaaaacaagacaaaaatttacatggccatgagagaaggactttcaaaacttggctcttcgcaacttgtgatgtcttggtatcatggattctaacaacttatcatttgctcttgtaacttcttgtaactaagtcttcaactttgatttttgaattattcttttctattgtctTCTCCTTAAACGTCTTcactttttcataattttgatgtcgctccgcttgttgatgatgataagtttctactgagagagagtcgcaatccagtaactaagactacattgtgaggttgctttgtctttctggcatttccttgacctacttgcctttccatcatgtatggttaggtccatcacggtacCCTctaaaagaacaagttctctcctgaatttcaaggatctcaatgtctttttctctaatgtctcaataagttgttatctctagcattccaatttcttttttcggtgagaaacatatgtaaacttagctaaccggataccatgtgacgctagaagtttcaaaagtgcaactaaaaagctaacaaaaagtttcttccccacccccaaacttaaatctaacattgtcctcaatgtttcgcatgaaagaacagtaccaaaaataagtaacatgaggaaatagtaaagagagagttcggaaagatagtacctgagtgaagtgaaaccaaaaactgaatacaaaattatacaacatacaaatcgcctcgatggtcaatcaagggtaaacagggtcctccagagggacctcctcaacatcacctgtaggaaaaggctctaaaaagggcttcaatcgctgaccgttaaccttcgaagaactactaccatccagtgtctcgatctcaacagctccatgaggaaaaacagtacggaccacaaaaggaccggtccaccgagaagtttcccggggaatagatgcaaacgagtgtcatacagaagaactttttgacctggagaaaatgacttccgtaatatgtttctatcatgcacaagtttcattttttcttatactccttcgcactatcgtaagcatctatacgaatctcgtccaactcattgagctggagtttcctatgggctcctgccttgtcaagtgaaaaatttagctgcttaacagcccaataagctctgtgttctaactcaacaggtaagtgacatgccttgccataaacaagccgataaggcgacattccaatgggggtcttaaacgcagtacggtaagcccataaggcatcagtaagcctagacgaccagtctttccgattaggattaactgttttctctaatatacgttttatctccctattggaaacctctacctgaccactagtctgtggatgacggggtagctaccttatgtgtaataccatatttcttcatcagaagcctaaaagtcccattacaaaagtgcgaccctccatcactaattatagctcgcggtgtaccaaaacgtgtaagtatattatttttcaagaactcaatcacaaccctatggtcattggttttacacgcaaccgcctcaatccacttagagacatagtctacggcgacaaggatgtataggttaccaaaagaattaggaaacggacccataaagtcaataccccacacatcaaagacctcaacaattaaaatagggttcaagggcatcatgttcctacgggaaatggttcctaatttctggcatcgttcacaagtaacgcagtaactgtgggagtctttaaacaacgaaggccaatagaatccacactgcaatatcttagcagcagttttcttagcactaaagtgacccccacaagcatgatcatgacaaaaggaaataatactggactggtcactctcaggtatacatctcctaataatctggtctggacaatacttaaacaaataaggatcatcccaaaagaagtgcttaacctcagctaaaaatctagaacgatcttgtttaccccaatgttggggcattcgaccagtaacaagatagttcactatattcgcataccaaggtaattgggtaacaaagaacaattgttcatcaggaaagctatcccttataggaagggaatcatctggggaactaacaactagcctagacaagtgatctgctacaacattttcggcaccctttttgtctctaatgtctggagaaaactcttgcaacaacagaatccacctaatcaatctaggtttagtatccttcttagacaaaagatattttaaagcagcatgatcagtatatatgatgatcttagaacctaagagatagggtctaaacttgtctaaggcaaacacaatggctaatagttccttctcggtagtggtatagttcaactgggcatcattcagagttttgctagcatagtaaatcacatgaagtaacttattttctcgctgacctagcacaacaccaatagcataatctgaagcatcacacatgatctcaaagggtaggttccagttgggtgcctggactatgggggcggtagtgagtaatgacttaagcttctcaaaagcctctaaacaagcatcatcaaaaaacttaacatcttttgcaagcaaattgcaaagaggtctagacatcaagctaaaatccttaatgaaacgacgataaaaaccagcatgtcctaagaatgacctaatatctcttacggtttttgggaccggtaaagttttaataaggtcaactttggctctatccacctctataccctttgaagatacaatatgccctagaacaattcctgaacgaaccataaagtgacatttctcccaattaagcactaaattcttttccttacacctagtcaaaactaatgacaaatgatgcaagcactcatcgaaagacgaaccaaacactgaaaaatcatccataaagacctctaagaaccgttctacccatgtcagaaaatatgctcatcatgcaacgctgaaaagtcgcaggggcattacatagcccgaaaggcatgcgtctatacgcaaaggtaccaaagggacaggtaaaagtggttttctcctggtcttctggggcaataacgatctgattatatccagagtagccatctaaaaagcagtagtgactatgtccagctaatctctctagcatctggtcgatgaagggaaggggaaagtggtccttcctagtgaccttgttcaatttcctatagtcaatacaaacacgccaacccgtggtcgggtcgggattaactcattgttattattctggactacagtaataccagatttcttgggaacaacctgaacggggctgacccacttactgtctgaaatagggtagataagcctgcatctaatagcttaagaacctcagttcgaactacttctttcatattggggtttagtcgacgttgcatctccctagaaggtttggtgtcttcctctaaatagatctgatgcatacaaacagtaggacttatacccttaatgtctgctatggtccaccctaaagcttccttgttgttttgaaggacggttactagcctactttcctgatctatatccaagtcggaagaaacaatcacaggtaaagtctcagacgggcctaaaaacacata
This is a stretch of genomic DNA from Papaver somniferum cultivar HN1 chromosome 1, ASM357369v1, whole genome shotgun sequence. It encodes these proteins:
- the LOC113276092 gene encoding fatty alcohol:caffeoyl-CoA acyltransferase-like encodes the protein MTELCEYQEEYNAIEDKQRDMESYPMAVANVKERNASLLPRTTNVVGSTSQGSHGKDVKEDKQKQVAMSSRDQEMCEREYLERQCNNSAGNNKIPRKSVPIEDLKSSLSEVLFHYYPLVGRIRICSEDEDRLEVDCNGKGALLAEGFMDFTVDEFLKDNTWLNMAWKDKLLFEVDAQSDLDIPPLVIQVTYLSCGGMLMCISMYHCMADGVGVSKFLHDWAHLRGNPNMDLPIPPIHNRELLKPRNPLQIPFDHPEFTDITQDFDISKYLKSQTLDPSCLTMTQSHIQRLKTFCEPSLKCSTFEALAAHVWRCYVKALNLPSSLIVKWGT